In Belonocnema kinseyi isolate 2016_QV_RU_SX_M_011 chromosome 4, B_treatae_v1, whole genome shotgun sequence, a single window of DNA contains:
- the LOC117171806 gene encoding uncharacterized protein LOC117171806 isoform X1, translating into MRCCNENRKNSDEMVHLYEENCKLSSKIEDLNRSLDQRLIQNFSLKEENTRYKWEKKRLHSLLTMQAIEKKSLNGNSPSNKIAIVEKITKLERENIELMKRNQEILKLLQVERQNYAKFLRFIFLKILVFKRFTLSQNQIVNNDSRKFKNINTKRNLLIGHNDCFFVNLCNNQLEEDSISSENRLNSVIDHFLSNHENKCFLSTRDVSVLCKLGAINNENQVKFKANDTDPFQNKFYNRNRKVNPHLKAVSSGDCNPSSNLQRVILLIQLYKEKFHNEFEDKINSKVKTQPSSEFRKVNKNLKTSFCPIESKLRLNQFNYLKRKNPVSSSISHIIRIRGNNKIIPTKNDIYQKKSISKIENSVLGLDSKLEVVIKPLLSLEYEKSMLGKRENQEYYLELFSSGKDIFWNNVVLRIRLNEIFSIKFHDSFIMNNLENKCRKFDMEPNLVRIEVQDRKKNYLDSRENILKIENCDGKTIFEEVESCDQGELLDSHESALYSEVEAKNYKILEYNRKNGELISKIERERNEIEQTKMKEKDPNIQEFDYKIKELNSSMESELQIGGHTKLEENLKIQEDIKTVENLKIKSFIISKTCMNRSLSAYPMPFSPSVQNLEKPRLIRNRNSVPKIEKVTFKVEEAYIKVVEKDLKTKKERFKVAGIGPKTEGQNTKISKDVISKTPKEFNTILVRKRIGRSLSADRTQFSSTFHRIKKASEKEEKVLKVVEINPKSVEYETEIEKGNYTLKKQDIIIEKLRMKVEELNSKIKAQYAKIEETNSKLQEKDYRIEKSDLKIQKQVVSIHEPDIKIQGEDVKIQETNCKIHKPEIQFQEPDLKIQVQDAKIAEENYKVQAEHIKMEETDSKSQGQDIQIKRLHSKFEESDSNNQEVFKIQEKHRIIIDPNLNIAKRIPVIENLVFNIPDDPIHNMKLKKEIEEKLQTILKRKRKSRLSSADQTHYSRFQDVEKINLEYKKDDSRNKNILSKKSEQYVKVIKTGKEFKRELEVLLRVKKVFDSKASLISSKAFKEGDLIQISEIINKNKSQKNLATQKKISKTKTIQSSQKVIKKKKLKYSKRTQTSEIKLEKPKVSRKVQISSKSSNKKVSKSLHKKTLSTNSVDFPTIEFKTRPKSAGKSKPKVETIVKVNKTESQEQIKTKRKIKHRTKNIPKLVLTEVGELSVLSEIQVTKLSRNFLNESTETNPRVDFCVFKEKSDINEDMNKTKTIISKRDFLFEGVKDSSNSISMQSIGNDGSYRLSSKKFLFPSKTPDTTSLFLTNPISRLRQSNEGKEENQLENKYRSTNKRSSKESGRTANKVSNCNGGSNIESSWKGYSDKQNPNNSPANCEIVNMSDKHKISLRSDAIEGSEYPVTSLTRNYPGAPVIMIGGDPMTNQIIQKEKNQPGRTWSDEISKIEAWNVRVRDYLKQVRVKLLEEEKALEKERQGLRQGNYSPGDGEELTSRKTVESRYPKTPNNLDSAIKIDLQGISRDVERVKNIINNHIAVRYLNRRDFHRVNEKLKDEAGSVTKLSCRSSGNVTAILSDIGEYWNTFDLQMHVPKATAKIIRMSKETIQ; encoded by the exons ATGAGGTGTTGCAACGAAAACAGAAAGAATTCAGATGAAATGGTGCACTTGTACGAGGAAAACTGTAAGTTGTCATCAAAAATAGAAGATTTGAATCGAAGTTTAGATCAAAGACTTATTCAGAATTTCAGTCTCAAGGAGGAGAACACGCGATACAAGTGGGAAAAGAAAAGGCTTCACAGTCTCTTGACAATGCAGGCAATTGAAAAAAAGTCTTTGAATGGAAATTCACCATCGAATAAAATTGCAATcgttgaaaaaataacgaaactGGAAAGAGAAAATATAGAATTAATGAAAAGgaatcaggaaattttgaaactcTTGCAAGTGGAAAGACAAAACTATGCCAAGTttttgagatttatttttttaaagatactcGTTTTCAAGCGTTTCACACTTTCACAAAATCAGATAGTAAATAatgattccagaaaatttaaaaatattaatactaaaaGAAACTTACTAATAGGACataatgactgtttttttgttaatttgtgcAATAATCAATTAGAGGAAGATtctatttcttctgaaaatagATTGAATTCTGTCATTGATCATTTTTTGTCCAATcacgaaaataaatgttttctttctACTCGTGACGTGTCTGTCTTGTGTAAATTAGGggctataaataatgaaaatcaagTAAAATTCAAGGCAAATGATACGGACCCGTTTCAGAATAAATTTTACAATAGGAACAGAAAGGTTAATCCTCATCTAAAAGCAGTAAGCTCTGGGGATTGCAATCCTTCATCTAATTTGCAAAGGGTAATTCTCTTGATTCAACTTTACAAGGAGAAGTTCCACAATGAATTTGAAGATAAGATCAATTCAAAAGTGAAGACTCAACCATCATCAGAATTTAGGAAAGTTAATAAGAACCTTAAGACCAGTTTTTGTCCTATTGAGTCGAAACTAAGATTGAATCAGTTTAATTACCTGAAAAGAAAAAATCCTGTTAGTTCATCTATTTCGCACATTATTCGTATCAGaggcaataataaaataatacctaCAAAAAATGATATCTACCAGAAAAAAAGCATTTCGAAGATTGAAAATTCTGTATTGGGTTTGGATTCAAAATTAGAAGTTGTGATAAAACCTCTCCTGAGTTTAGAGTATGAGAAAAGTATGCTTGGAAAAAGAGAAAATCAGGAATATTATCTTGAATTATTTAGTTCAGGAAAggacattttttggaataatgtGGTTTTAAGGATTCGATTAAATGAAATATTCTCAATAAAGTTTCATGATtcttttataatgaataatttagaaaataaatgtagGAAATTCGATATGGAACCAAATTTGGTCAGGATTGAAGTTCAAGAtaggaagaaaaattatttggattcgagggaaaacattttaaaaatcgagAATTGTGATGGGAAAACCATTTTTGAAGAAGTGGAATCTTGTGATCAGGGTGAACTTTTAGACAGTCATGAATCTGCTTTGTATTCTGAAGTTgaagcaaaaaattataaaattttagaatataatcGTAAAAATGGAGAACTTATTTCCAAGATTGAAAGAGAAAGAAATGAAAttgaacaaactaaaatgaaagaaaaagatcccaatattcaggaatttgattacAAAATCAAAGAACTAAATTCTAGCATGGAATCAGAACTTCAAATTGGCGGACATACTAAATTGGAAGAGAATCTAAAAATACAAGAAGACATTAAAACAGTAGAAAATCTTAAGATTAAAAGTTTCATCATATCCAAAACCTGTATGAATAGATCTTTGTCTGCATATCCAATGCCATTTTCACCTTCTGTTCAGAATCTTGAAAAGCCAAGACTAATAAGAAACAGAAACTCAGttccgaaaattgaaaaagtaacttttaaggTGGAAGAAGCATatataaaagttgtagaaaaggatctaaaaactaaaaaagaaagattcAAGGTTGCAGGAATAGGTCCTAAAACGGAAGGtcagaatacaaaaatttcaaaagatgttataTCCAAAACCCCTAaagaatttaatacaattttggtACGAAAAAGGATAGGTAGATCCTTATCTGCAGATCGAACTCAATTTTCGTCAACTTTTCACAGAATAAAGAAGGCaagtgaaaaagaagaaaaagtccTTAAAGTTGTTGAAATAAATCCTAAAAGTGTGGAATACGAAACTGAGATTGAAAAAGGAAATTATACGCTTAAAAAACAAgacattataattgaaaaattaagaatgaaagTTGAAGAGctaaattccaaaattaaagCACAATatgctaaaattgaagaaacaaaTTCTAAACTTCAGGAGAAAGATTATAGAATTGAgaaatcagatttaaaaattcagaaacaagtcGTGAGCATACATGAACCAGATATAAAAATTCAGGGAGAAGatgttaaaattcaagaaacCAATTGTAAAATTCACAAACCTGAGATCCAATTTCAAGAACCTGATCTTAAAATTCAGGTACAAGATGCGAAAATTGCAGAAGAAAATTACAAAGTTCAAGCAGAACATATTAAAATGGAGGAAACAGATTCTAAAAGTCAGGGACaagatattcaaataaaaagattacattctaaatttgaagaatcTGATTCTAACAatcaagaagtttttaaaatacaagaaaaacATCGTATTATTATCGATCCTAATTTAAACATTGCAAAACGAATTCCTGTAATTGAAAATCTTGTATTTAACATCCCAGATGATCCGATAcacaatatgaaattaaaaaaagaaattgaagaaaagttACAGACAATCTTAAAACGTAAAAGGAAAAGTAGACTCTCATCTGCAGATCAAACTCACTATTCGCGTTTTCAGGACGTAGAAAAGATAAATCtagaatataaaaaagacgattctagaaataaaaacattctttcgaaaaaatcggAACAATATGTAAAAGTGATAAAAACAGGGAAAGAATTTAAACGAGAGTTGGAAGTATTGTTGAgagtaaaaaaagtatttgatagTAAAGCTTCCTTGATTAGTTCAAAGGCGTTCAAAGAAGGGGATTTGATTCAGATaagtgaaattataaataaaaataagagccAAAAGAATCTAGCaacccagaaaaaaatttctaaaacaaaaaccaTTCAATCATCTCAGAaggttattaagaaaaaaaaattgaaatattcgaaGCGGACTCAAACctcagaaataaaattagaaaagccAAAAGTCTCTAGAAAGGTTCAAATATCATCGAAGAGCTCAAACAAAAAAGTATCCAAATCTCTTCATAAAAAGACTTTGTCAACAAATTCTGTTGATTTTCCTACAATAGAATTTAAAACAAGGCCAAAGTCTGCAGGAAAATCAAAACCAAAAGTCGAAACTATAGTCAAAGTGAATAAAACAGAATCTCaagaacaaataaaaacaaaaagaaaaattaaacatcgAACTAAAAACATACCAAAATTAGTATTAACAGAAGTTGGGGAGTTATCTGTATTATCAGAAATTCAAGTTACGAAATTGTCAAGAAACTTCTTGAATGAATCTACTGAAACAAATCCGCGAGTGGATTTTtgtgtatttaaagaaaaatctgatATCAATGAAGACATGAATAAAACGAAGACAATAATTTCAAAGAGAGATTTTCTCTTCGAAGGAGTTAAAGATTCTTCAAACTCAATTTCTATGCAAAGTATAGGAAATGACGGGTCCTATCGACTTTCTTCAAAGAAGTTTCTTTTTCCGTCAAAGACGCCGGATACTACGTCCTTGTTTTTAACAAATCCTATTTCAAGGCTACGTCAGTCAAATGAAGGAAAAGAGGAAAATCAGTTGGAAAATAAATATAGATCTACGAATAAAAGGAGTTCAAAAGAATCAGGAAGAACGGCGAACAAAGTCAGCAACTGCAACGGAGGATCGAATATAGAGAGTTCATGGAAAG GATATTCGGATAAACAAAACCCAAACAATTCACCCGCAAATTGTGAAATAGTAAATATGAGTGATAAGCACAAAATCTCTTTAAGGAGTGATGCAATTGAAGGAAGTGAATACCCAGTGACGTCACTGACTAGAAATTACCCAGGCGCCCCCGTGATTATGATTGGCGGTGATCCGATGACCAACCAAATTATTCAAAAGGAGAAAAACCAACCAGGTCGAACCTGGAGCGATGAGATATCGAAAATTGAGGCCTGGAATGTTAGGGTTAGGGATTATCTTAAGCAAGTAAGGGTAAAATTGTTGGAAGAAGAAAAAGCTCTCGAGAAAGAAAGACAAGGACTTCGACAAGGAAACTATTCGCCTGGGGATGGAGAAGAGCTAACTTCGCGAAAAACG GTAGAATCCAGATATCCAAAGACACCGAATAATCTTGATAGTGCAATAAAAATAGACTTGCAAGGAATCTCGCGAGATGTAGAAAGAgtgaaaaacattataaataatcaCATAG
- the LOC117171806 gene encoding uncharacterized protein LOC117171806 isoform X2, with product MKWCTCTRKTNFSLKEENTRYKWEKKRLHSLLTMQAIEKKSLNGNSPSNKIAIVEKITKLERENIELMKRNQEILKLLQVERQNYAKFLRFIFLKILVFKRFTLSQNQIVNNDSRKFKNINTKRNLLIGHNDCFFVNLCNNQLEEDSISSENRLNSVIDHFLSNHENKCFLSTRDVSVLCKLGAINNENQVKFKANDTDPFQNKFYNRNRKVNPHLKAVSSGDCNPSSNLQRVILLIQLYKEKFHNEFEDKINSKVKTQPSSEFRKVNKNLKTSFCPIESKLRLNQFNYLKRKNPVSSSISHIIRIRGNNKIIPTKNDIYQKKSISKIENSVLGLDSKLEVVIKPLLSLEYEKSMLGKRENQEYYLELFSSGKDIFWNNVVLRIRLNEIFSIKFHDSFIMNNLENKCRKFDMEPNLVRIEVQDRKKNYLDSRENILKIENCDGKTIFEEVESCDQGELLDSHESALYSEVEAKNYKILEYNRKNGELISKIERERNEIEQTKMKEKDPNIQEFDYKIKELNSSMESELQIGGHTKLEENLKIQEDIKTVENLKIKSFIISKTCMNRSLSAYPMPFSPSVQNLEKPRLIRNRNSVPKIEKVTFKVEEAYIKVVEKDLKTKKERFKVAGIGPKTEGQNTKISKDVISKTPKEFNTILVRKRIGRSLSADRTQFSSTFHRIKKASEKEEKVLKVVEINPKSVEYETEIEKGNYTLKKQDIIIEKLRMKVEELNSKIKAQYAKIEETNSKLQEKDYRIEKSDLKIQKQVVSIHEPDIKIQGEDVKIQETNCKIHKPEIQFQEPDLKIQVQDAKIAEENYKVQAEHIKMEETDSKSQGQDIQIKRLHSKFEESDSNNQEVFKIQEKHRIIIDPNLNIAKRIPVIENLVFNIPDDPIHNMKLKKEIEEKLQTILKRKRKSRLSSADQTHYSRFQDVEKINLEYKKDDSRNKNILSKKSEQYVKVIKTGKEFKRELEVLLRVKKVFDSKASLISSKAFKEGDLIQISEIINKNKSQKNLATQKKISKTKTIQSSQKVIKKKKLKYSKRTQTSEIKLEKPKVSRKVQISSKSSNKKVSKSLHKKTLSTNSVDFPTIEFKTRPKSAGKSKPKVETIVKVNKTESQEQIKTKRKIKHRTKNIPKLVLTEVGELSVLSEIQVTKLSRNFLNESTETNPRVDFCVFKEKSDINEDMNKTKTIISKRDFLFEGVKDSSNSISMQSIGNDGSYRLSSKKFLFPSKTPDTTSLFLTNPISRLRQSNEGKEENQLENKYRSTNKRSSKESGRTANKVSNCNGGSNIESSWKGYSDKQNPNNSPANCEIVNMSDKHKISLRSDAIEGSEYPVTSLTRNYPGAPVIMIGGDPMTNQIIQKEKNQPGRTWSDEISKIEAWNVRVRDYLKQVRVKLLEEEKALEKERQGLRQGNYSPGDGEELTSRKTVESRYPKTPNNLDSAIKIDLQGISRDVERVKNIINNHIAVRYLNRRDFHRVNEKLKDEAGSVTKLSCRSSGNVTAILSDIGEYWNTFDLQMHVPKATAKIIRMSKETIQ from the exons ATGAAATGGTGCACTTGTACGAGGAAAACT AATTTCAGTCTCAAGGAGGAGAACACGCGATACAAGTGGGAAAAGAAAAGGCTTCACAGTCTCTTGACAATGCAGGCAATTGAAAAAAAGTCTTTGAATGGAAATTCACCATCGAATAAAATTGCAATcgttgaaaaaataacgaaactGGAAAGAGAAAATATAGAATTAATGAAAAGgaatcaggaaattttgaaactcTTGCAAGTGGAAAGACAAAACTATGCCAAGTttttgagatttatttttttaaagatactcGTTTTCAAGCGTTTCACACTTTCACAAAATCAGATAGTAAATAatgattccagaaaatttaaaaatattaatactaaaaGAAACTTACTAATAGGACataatgactgtttttttgttaatttgtgcAATAATCAATTAGAGGAAGATtctatttcttctgaaaatagATTGAATTCTGTCATTGATCATTTTTTGTCCAATcacgaaaataaatgttttctttctACTCGTGACGTGTCTGTCTTGTGTAAATTAGGggctataaataatgaaaatcaagTAAAATTCAAGGCAAATGATACGGACCCGTTTCAGAATAAATTTTACAATAGGAACAGAAAGGTTAATCCTCATCTAAAAGCAGTAAGCTCTGGGGATTGCAATCCTTCATCTAATTTGCAAAGGGTAATTCTCTTGATTCAACTTTACAAGGAGAAGTTCCACAATGAATTTGAAGATAAGATCAATTCAAAAGTGAAGACTCAACCATCATCAGAATTTAGGAAAGTTAATAAGAACCTTAAGACCAGTTTTTGTCCTATTGAGTCGAAACTAAGATTGAATCAGTTTAATTACCTGAAAAGAAAAAATCCTGTTAGTTCATCTATTTCGCACATTATTCGTATCAGaggcaataataaaataatacctaCAAAAAATGATATCTACCAGAAAAAAAGCATTTCGAAGATTGAAAATTCTGTATTGGGTTTGGATTCAAAATTAGAAGTTGTGATAAAACCTCTCCTGAGTTTAGAGTATGAGAAAAGTATGCTTGGAAAAAGAGAAAATCAGGAATATTATCTTGAATTATTTAGTTCAGGAAAggacattttttggaataatgtGGTTTTAAGGATTCGATTAAATGAAATATTCTCAATAAAGTTTCATGATtcttttataatgaataatttagaaaataaatgtagGAAATTCGATATGGAACCAAATTTGGTCAGGATTGAAGTTCAAGAtaggaagaaaaattatttggattcgagggaaaacattttaaaaatcgagAATTGTGATGGGAAAACCATTTTTGAAGAAGTGGAATCTTGTGATCAGGGTGAACTTTTAGACAGTCATGAATCTGCTTTGTATTCTGAAGTTgaagcaaaaaattataaaattttagaatataatcGTAAAAATGGAGAACTTATTTCCAAGATTGAAAGAGAAAGAAATGAAAttgaacaaactaaaatgaaagaaaaagatcccaatattcaggaatttgattacAAAATCAAAGAACTAAATTCTAGCATGGAATCAGAACTTCAAATTGGCGGACATACTAAATTGGAAGAGAATCTAAAAATACAAGAAGACATTAAAACAGTAGAAAATCTTAAGATTAAAAGTTTCATCATATCCAAAACCTGTATGAATAGATCTTTGTCTGCATATCCAATGCCATTTTCACCTTCTGTTCAGAATCTTGAAAAGCCAAGACTAATAAGAAACAGAAACTCAGttccgaaaattgaaaaagtaacttttaaggTGGAAGAAGCATatataaaagttgtagaaaaggatctaaaaactaaaaaagaaagattcAAGGTTGCAGGAATAGGTCCTAAAACGGAAGGtcagaatacaaaaatttcaaaagatgttataTCCAAAACCCCTAaagaatttaatacaattttggtACGAAAAAGGATAGGTAGATCCTTATCTGCAGATCGAACTCAATTTTCGTCAACTTTTCACAGAATAAAGAAGGCaagtgaaaaagaagaaaaagtccTTAAAGTTGTTGAAATAAATCCTAAAAGTGTGGAATACGAAACTGAGATTGAAAAAGGAAATTATACGCTTAAAAAACAAgacattataattgaaaaattaagaatgaaagTTGAAGAGctaaattccaaaattaaagCACAATatgctaaaattgaagaaacaaaTTCTAAACTTCAGGAGAAAGATTATAGAATTGAgaaatcagatttaaaaattcagaaacaagtcGTGAGCATACATGAACCAGATATAAAAATTCAGGGAGAAGatgttaaaattcaagaaacCAATTGTAAAATTCACAAACCTGAGATCCAATTTCAAGAACCTGATCTTAAAATTCAGGTACAAGATGCGAAAATTGCAGAAGAAAATTACAAAGTTCAAGCAGAACATATTAAAATGGAGGAAACAGATTCTAAAAGTCAGGGACaagatattcaaataaaaagattacattctaaatttgaagaatcTGATTCTAACAatcaagaagtttttaaaatacaagaaaaacATCGTATTATTATCGATCCTAATTTAAACATTGCAAAACGAATTCCTGTAATTGAAAATCTTGTATTTAACATCCCAGATGATCCGATAcacaatatgaaattaaaaaaagaaattgaagaaaagttACAGACAATCTTAAAACGTAAAAGGAAAAGTAGACTCTCATCTGCAGATCAAACTCACTATTCGCGTTTTCAGGACGTAGAAAAGATAAATCtagaatataaaaaagacgattctagaaataaaaacattctttcgaaaaaatcggAACAATATGTAAAAGTGATAAAAACAGGGAAAGAATTTAAACGAGAGTTGGAAGTATTGTTGAgagtaaaaaaagtatttgatagTAAAGCTTCCTTGATTAGTTCAAAGGCGTTCAAAGAAGGGGATTTGATTCAGATaagtgaaattataaataaaaataagagccAAAAGAATCTAGCaacccagaaaaaaatttctaaaacaaaaaccaTTCAATCATCTCAGAaggttattaagaaaaaaaaattgaaatattcgaaGCGGACTCAAACctcagaaataaaattagaaaagccAAAAGTCTCTAGAAAGGTTCAAATATCATCGAAGAGCTCAAACAAAAAAGTATCCAAATCTCTTCATAAAAAGACTTTGTCAACAAATTCTGTTGATTTTCCTACAATAGAATTTAAAACAAGGCCAAAGTCTGCAGGAAAATCAAAACCAAAAGTCGAAACTATAGTCAAAGTGAATAAAACAGAATCTCaagaacaaataaaaacaaaaagaaaaattaaacatcgAACTAAAAACATACCAAAATTAGTATTAACAGAAGTTGGGGAGTTATCTGTATTATCAGAAATTCAAGTTACGAAATTGTCAAGAAACTTCTTGAATGAATCTACTGAAACAAATCCGCGAGTGGATTTTtgtgtatttaaagaaaaatctgatATCAATGAAGACATGAATAAAACGAAGACAATAATTTCAAAGAGAGATTTTCTCTTCGAAGGAGTTAAAGATTCTTCAAACTCAATTTCTATGCAAAGTATAGGAAATGACGGGTCCTATCGACTTTCTTCAAAGAAGTTTCTTTTTCCGTCAAAGACGCCGGATACTACGTCCTTGTTTTTAACAAATCCTATTTCAAGGCTACGTCAGTCAAATGAAGGAAAAGAGGAAAATCAGTTGGAAAATAAATATAGATCTACGAATAAAAGGAGTTCAAAAGAATCAGGAAGAACGGCGAACAAAGTCAGCAACTGCAACGGAGGATCGAATATAGAGAGTTCATGGAAAG GATATTCGGATAAACAAAACCCAAACAATTCACCCGCAAATTGTGAAATAGTAAATATGAGTGATAAGCACAAAATCTCTTTAAGGAGTGATGCAATTGAAGGAAGTGAATACCCAGTGACGTCACTGACTAGAAATTACCCAGGCGCCCCCGTGATTATGATTGGCGGTGATCCGATGACCAACCAAATTATTCAAAAGGAGAAAAACCAACCAGGTCGAACCTGGAGCGATGAGATATCGAAAATTGAGGCCTGGAATGTTAGGGTTAGGGATTATCTTAAGCAAGTAAGGGTAAAATTGTTGGAAGAAGAAAAAGCTCTCGAGAAAGAAAGACAAGGACTTCGACAAGGAAACTATTCGCCTGGGGATGGAGAAGAGCTAACTTCGCGAAAAACG GTAGAATCCAGATATCCAAAGACACCGAATAATCTTGATAGTGCAATAAAAATAGACTTGCAAGGAATCTCGCGAGATGTAGAAAGAgtgaaaaacattataaataatcaCATAG